The genome window AGGTTATTGGTGACATTTTTGGAGTAAGCCTTCCCCTCCATCTTTTGAGAGAGCTGTTATCCATTCCTACTATAGAATCCTAGGAGTTTGATCTTCCCCCAGACCAATTTAGTCCATTTCGTGGAGTAAGGAAGCTAAAATCCCTGTCTTTGCTTCCTTTTCCCCATTACTGGACAAAATCATTAGGCTAGATAAGGGGTTCATTACTTGGGGACCACAGATAAATTTTACAGGAACTCCAACCTTTTGAGATTATATACAATATTTGATTTATGTCTGTATAAGTTAGCTTTCACAAGATTATCAAAGGGATCAGGGTCCCGAGATAAGTTGCGAACCACTAGTCAATAGTAAGTTCCTGTTGGGAAGCCCCCAGGCCTGGAGAACCTTCTCCATACTGCATCCTTTAAGCacctctttctgtgtctggcagAGCCTTCGACGATGtgttataaatgtaaaaaatatcatCTTGGGATATGCTATGAAGGCATGAGGTCCTGCACCCTGAAGTACCACCAGACCTGTGCTGTTGAAAACATTTACTTACTTACCGGAAAAGGTAGTGTTGGGTATAAAGTGACTGCGAAATAACCACCTTTTTCCCCTTAGAGACAGTTACCTGCTTTTGTCCGCGGAATACATGGGTGAGTGGgatgggtgagggtggggtggtcCTGCAGAGGGTATGGCAAAGATGGACTTTTCCTTAAGACAGCACTGAGGAAAGGAAAGGTGAATGTTCCTTATAAGTTAGGAAATAAAATCCAGTCTCTGGGTCAGTAATTAATAGACTCTGTCTTTTAGCTCATTTGGGTCTGGAGAAGAATCAGTGAGTCTCTGAAAAGAGGTTATTCCTAGGAATATGATAGGAGAACACAGAGTCATTACAGTTATATTCGCTTTCTTTCACCTCCTCAGGACGGAGTATGTATTTTTATTCAAAACTGTCGTGTATGACCAACTGTGAGGACATCAACTTCTTAAGTTTTGAAAAGAGGACAGAGCTCATCTGTTGCAAACATAAAAACTATTGCAACCTCCCTGAGGGAGTCTAGTTCTGCATCTCTCCTGGATTTTTGATTATTCTTCAACTCACCATCCCCTTTATCTTTTACCCCAAACCTGTATTTTGCTCTCCACTTCTAACCAATGGTAGAGAGTGAGAAAGCCAGCTGGTAGTGAAGAGTAGCCATCATAAGGAGGCTACTAGGAGATAACTGGTTCTCGTTAATGATGGAGCACTAGACGGAATGTTTGCAAATCCCCGCACACagccttttggttttcttttttttctttttttttttttttttctttttttttatagctactttatttatttattttattttatttttggctgtgttgggtcttcggttcatgcgagggctttctctagttgaggcaagtgggggccactcttcatcgcggtgcggggaccgctcttcatcgcggtgcgcgggcctctcactatcgcggcccctccggtcgcggggcacaggctccagacgcgcaggctcagtagttgtggctcacgggcccagctgctccgcggcatgtgggatcttcccagaccagggctcgaacccgtgtcccctgcattagcaggcagattcccaaccactgcgccaccagggaagccctacgttTTGGTTTTCTTATGATGGTGCTGCCATGAATAGTGTTGGGTTTTAAATTGGTTATTTATTATCTcctatatggaaatgcaaagacttGGGTCAAAATAATCCCAAGCTCATCCTGGGAATTCGGTGATCATACTTTATCCTTGTCCATACCCACTCCTCTGGGCTGGGATTCTCTCTTGATTAGCTCTGACACCTGGCACTCTCCTTTTGCCCATGGGTTATGGAGATAAATGAAGACTAACTCCAGTTTCCCAATTTGCTGGCAACATGAGCCCCATCTTTCTCTGGTAGAGCTCTCAGGAGGAATCTCAGGCCTGGGAAAAATCTGGACAGGCAAAGGGATGAGGCATCAAGAAAAATTTTAGGGGCATTTCAGTTTGTGGAAACTAAGATATGAGAAACAATTTGGTGTGGGTGGAGTTATCATGGCCCTTCCTGGCCAGGTAGCCAGGTAGCACGTGGTTGAACTAGGTTATTGAATTGGAAATGGAAACCTTGTGCCAGAATGGCTGGTCAGTCTCCTCTCataagaatgtgaaaaaaatgttgCTAATAAATCAGGTGAAGATAATAGAATGTCTAGAGATGCCACGTGGTAGTGTTCCAGTTACAAAGTGTCCTCTGTAAGATGCAGTTATGAGTAAACAGAAAGGATGATATAGCAGAAGCTAGTGGGGGTGGGAAGAGATGCAGGTGACATGGAATGAAACAAATAGGCAGAGAGAAACTGAGTAGCGTTGGCGGTGAAACAACCCACCTGTGGCCAAGGTGGTGAAGCTTCCCTGGGTATAGAATAACCCTGGCATTTCTCTCCTTGTGAATGAAGCTTACTGCAGTTCTCGGTCCTGGATTTCCACGATCATTTTTCTCCCTTACTATGCCACATGAAATTCTTACAGTAAAACACTTACCCCTCTACTTGAAGAGTTTGATGTACTCTCTGCCTTTGCCTGCGCCTGAAAATATAATCCTTCCTGAGGAATTCTCATCTGGGATTTTAGCTGGGATGAAGAAAGACGTGTAGATAACTTTTTCAAAATAGGCAGGCAGGTTGGAAAAGCCAATGTAACATGGATATTTTGAGTTAGGGAagcaacatatatttttaaaaattttattgaagtaaagtcgatttacaatgttgttttaatttctgctgtacagcacagtgattcagttatacatatatatgttctttttcatattcttttccattatggttatcacaggatattgaatatagttccctgtgctatacagtaagaccttgttgtttatccatcctgtatatactagtttgcatctgctaatcccaaactcccaatccttccctcctccaccccccacccccttggcaaccacaagtctgttttctgtatctgtgagtctgtttctgtttcatagatatgttcatttgtgtcatattttagattccacatacaagtgatatcatatgttatttgtctttctttttctgacttacttctcttagtatgataatctctaggtgcatccatgttcctgcaaatggcattatttcattttttttaatggctgagtaatattccattgtgtatagcaccacatcttctttatccattcatctgtcgatggacatttaagggAAACAACATATCTTTATTTCTGGCTGTATATGGGCTCTCTCACCCATTGAATCATGGGGTTGGGAGACGtcattcagaaaaaaaggagagagggatcATTGTTTTTCACTGGGtttcaaaataggctttaaaaatatttgtgaatcagTGTTTAGACAAAACTTGGCTTTGTTGAACAGGAAGTTTCTAATTATAAAATCTTTCCTTGATCTTTCAAGAACAAGCATTGGCATTCTCAGCAGTAGAGCACTGAATATTACATTATGTAGTGGatgattttgatttgattttggtGCCCTGCCCAAATCCTTTTTGTTAATCAGTGCATCTGCGACCCAGCTGCGTTGAGTGTTGGCTTATGACAATCCACAGCTATTTATTTCTCTGGAGATTTGCCTTCTGCCAAATGGGAGCTACCTCGCCTGGATGCTGAGCTCCCAACTAGAGCAAAGACCTCAGCCAACAAATGGCCGACTCCTTCCATCAAGCTGCGACTAAGTCTGCAGTGCAGTTTCTGTGCCAGAGCTTTTCCATGGGCTCTGACTAAAGCCAGTCTCCAGTTGAGACCATGTTACTGTTAACATTTCCCCTGACCTCCCTTGCTTTCTTTACTCCCCCTCTAAATTTTAAGCTGAGAAGACCAAGTGTTTTCTACCATCGTAGGGCATGGAGCTCTAAAATAAGATGAGGAAATTCCccggaagtccagtggttaggatgctgagctttcactgccgagggcacgggttcgatccctggtcggggaactaagatcccacaagatgcgtggtgtggccaaaaattaaaaaaaaaattttttttttaataaaattttttttaatataaaataaaacaagatgagGTTGGGTTAGAAAATGCAGTTACATTTTGGTACCTCTGAGTGACAGTGCATGTAGTGTGTGAATTAGCTCCTCATGAATGAGGAGAATCTTTTTTATTAGGCTTCCTTACAGCCTAGATAAAATTGCTGTAATCTTGGAGAGAATTTTCTTTTGGTTTACCCCATCTTGGGATATACTTCCTGTTTCCATTTTCCAACTTGAACAAATGAACAGAATAAGACCTAGGTGAAAATTTCTTTACCCCCATGATAGCACACCAAGTATCAATCCTGAAATAAGCATAAGCTCTTTTTTCATATATGCACATTTTTTCTTCACATATCATTTTAAAGACAGTAATTTGCCTACTAATCTAAATGTTAATTTGGAGTTGACTGGTAAGTAATACATACAACCTTATGcattaaatcaaaataattttcacatatattaaagatttaaatgtaataaaatccTTACTTTTTAATTGTTGTGACTATTACTGTTTGACCTCTTAGTGTGCGATAGACATGTGTTTTGTACTTTTCataaatgatctcatttaatcttcacaacttcCTATGAAGTAGCTAGTATTGTAAAACAATGTAATAGATGAAAAACCCAAAGAAGAGATTGCCCAGATGCTAATTGGGTAACTCAACAAGTATCACACAATTTTCCAGTTATTATTGATGCATAAAAAATGATTGTGTTCACTAGTACTGTGGGTCAGCAATTCAGAAAGTAGGTAGTAgggatggcttgtctctgctGCATGATGTCTGCGACCACAACTGGAGAGACTTGAAGGCTGGAGGTGATTCGAGAGTGGGAGACTGGAATTATTCAGAGGTGTCTTCACTTCTACATTTTTGCCGTTGATACTGGTATAAGTTGTGATGTCGCCTGGGGCTGATGGTCAGAACACCTACATATGGACTCCATATGACTTGGGCCCCTGTACTGCATGGAGGCCCAGGCTTCTTACACAGAAGCTTAGGGGCTCTAAAGGCAAGTGTATATTCTAACAAGGTGGAAGTTGCCTCACATTTGGAAGTCATGCATCATCACTTCTGCTACATTCTATTGGTTATAAGTGAATCACAAGCCTGGCCAGGTTCCACTTTTGATTGGAGAGTAGTTAAGTTGTAGAAGAGCTTGTGATATGGGAGATATTGTTgtagccatctttggaaaatgcagTCTGTTACAACTGgttaatggcagagctggaattgaaTCCAGTATCTATACAATCCCAAAGCGCTTTCTCATTCTAAGCTCACTATTAAAGATattgagaaatatttatataatctagTGATAGAGGGAGCTTTTCTAATCATGACATCAGTCACAAAACAGGACAAAATTGATagatttgggaattccctggcagtccagtggttaggacttggtcggggaactaagatcccacaagccgcgtggcgaggccaaaaaaaagatTGATAGGTTTGACCACATACAGAAGTAAATGTTTTTGTATGGTAAATCAAAAccatcaaaaaaaaccccacataataTAAAGATTGTTATTTTCCCTTAGCTGTTGTATCTTTAGTTGAATACTTAAAGATAATAAAGCTCCCTACAGACCTGTTACCATGATTGTCTATTGTTGTCAAAGAAAGGATtgtggaaa of Balaenoptera ricei isolate mBalRic1 chromosome 8, mBalRic1.hap2, whole genome shotgun sequence contains these proteins:
- the PATE2 gene encoding prostate and testis expressed protein 2; the encoded protein is MCYKCKKYHLGICYEGMRSCTLKYHQTCAVENIYLLTGKGRSMYFYSKLSCMTNCEDINFLSFEKRTELICCKHKNYCNLPEGV